The genomic region TTCGATTTCTTCACCTCCTCTACCAAATATGAAAGAATCTCCTCCTTTTAAACGTACTACTCTTTTACCTTGTCGCGCTAAAAATATTAATAGTTTAATAATTTTTTCTTGAGATATGGTTTTTACACCTACACGTTTACCTACATAAATACGTTTTGCATCACGACGAATTAAATTTAAAATATCTTTAGAAACTAATCTGTCATATAATACTACATCTGCTTGCTGCAGTACCTGTAAACCTCTTAAAGTTAATAATCCACTATCTCCAGGTCCTGCTCCTACTAAACTAATTTGACCTTTTAATAAGGTATGTTCTTGAAGAGTGTTTTTTAGAATCCTAGTCGCTTGTTCTGTATTTTCATTTAAAATATGTTCAGTAAAAATACCTTTAAATAATTTTTCCCAAAATCGACGTCTTGCTAACAAACTATTAAAACTGTTTTTAACTACTTCCCTCCATTTTCCAGAAATTTTTGCAACTTTACCTAATTTCATAGGCAAAATTGATTCGATTTTTTCACGTAATAAACGTAATAAAACAGGAGCGGTTCCTCCTGAAGAAAGCGATATAATAATAGGGGAACGATCAATAATAGAAGGAAAAATAAAAGAACATTTTGATTTATCATCAACAACATTTACGAATAAACAACGATTATTACATAATTTAAATACATACTGATTTAATTTTAAATCATTTGTAGCTGCAATTACTAAAAACATTTTTTTTAAAAACAATGAATCAAATTCTCTAGATATCCATGTTATTTTGTTTTCATGTAAAAGATTTTCTACATCTGTACACAAGTCTTTTGCGATAACATTAACTTTAGCATTTGCTTTAAGTAATAATGTAATCTTATTAAAAGCAACTTCTCCACCACCAACAATTAATATATTTTTAGATGTTAAATCTAAAAAAAGAGGAAGATAATTCACATTTACCTTTTACTAAAATAAATAAGATTTTTAAAGTATCGTAAAAAAAATTACAAAACCAATTATGAAAATATTATCTAAAAATATTTTTTATATCTCTAATTAATTTATATTTTTATAAATACTGGTCATTTGATATAATTAATTAAAAATATAAATATAAAATATTTTAAAAGAATATATTTATGAATATAATAAAATTTTTTAACAAACATATTATTATATAGTACTACTTTTAAAGTATTAAACTTAATCTTCATGCAAACCACATTCTCGTTTTAATCCAAAAAACCGGGTTTTTTCCTCTAACATTCCTGGTATATATTTAATAGTAGTATGTATATCACCAACAGAAACATATCCATTTTTTGATAAAGGATGAATATCTAGATTATTCTTTTTCAAATATTTATGTATTTGATCATTAGACCAATCTAATATTGGTAATACTTTAAAAACTTTTTTCTGAATAGAAAGATAATTTAATAAATTTCGGGTTTTTGATTGATCACGACGTAATCCAGAAAACCAAGTTTTTACTGATAATTCATTTAAAGCACAGTTCAT from Buchnera aphidicola (Diuraphis noxia) harbors:
- the cysG gene encoding siroheme synthase CysG, which gives rise to MNYLPLFLDLTSKNILIVGGGEVAFNKITLLLKANAKVNVIAKDLCTDVENLLHENKITWISREFDSLFLKKMFLVIAATNDLKLNQYVFKLCNNRCLFVNVVDDKSKCSFIFPSIIDRSPIIISLSSGGTAPVLLRLLREKIESILPMKLGKVAKISGKWREVVKNSFNSLLARRRFWEKLFKGIFTEHILNENTEQATRILKNTLQEHTLLKGQISLVGAGPGDSGLLTLRGLQVLQQADVVLYDRLVSKDILNLIRRDAKRIYVGKRVGVKTISQEKIIKLLIFLARQGKRVVRLKGGDSFIFGRGGEEIEAAKNADIDFQIIPGITSAIGISAYTGIPLTHRKYSHGVVFITGHKYKNNFVNNFSILCNPFYTLVVYMGTLNAIEISEKLIMYGRLKSTPIAIISEGTTMNQKVIIGRLDEIKKIIHLIKTPSLLIIGEVVLFHEKLKWFNTNHSFNNIDNISNSIIKLI